From a region of the Mobula birostris isolate sMobBir1 chromosome 28, sMobBir1.hap1, whole genome shotgun sequence genome:
- the LOC140189064 gene encoding transforming growth factor beta-2 proprotein-like → MWLVLLPLLALGWAQGAGALSTCQVLNPEMYRSRRLEAIRGQILSKLQLSEAPDLDDLPDDVPLEVALLYNSTRDQLREDARRRAVLCQATSSMQYYAQQMYRMDMVPASFQENMISTSLYNPYFRLVNFDLAILERNVSQLAKVQFRLFRIRHQKAKVAEQRIEVYQVLKGRDPASPAHRYIESRVVRPRAAGEWLSFDVTETISEWLLQRDRNQGLKISVHCPCCTFITSSNNIVPNRTEELEARFAGIDDDPYRDYSSERLEELAAFRTPHLLFTLLQPPRSSPSSNQLRRKRATDGHSCSKTVEEECCLHQLYVDFRRDLDWKWIREPRGYKANFCGGPCPYFWSTDILYGKILNLYSFRNPEASAAPCCVASDLDSLAVMYYVGRNPKVAKLSDMAVQSCKCR, encoded by the exons ATGTGGCTGGTGCTGCTGCCGCTGCTGGCGCTGGGCTGGGCCCAGGGGGCGGGCGCTCTCTCCACCTGCCAGGTGCTGAACCCGGAGATGTACCGGAGCCGGCGCCTGGAGGCCATCCGCGGCCAGATCCTCAGCAAGTTGCAGCTGTCCGAGGCGCCCGACCTCGACGACCTGCCGGACGACGTGCCGCTGGAGGTGGCGCTCCTGTACAACAGCACCCGCGACCAGCTGAGGGAGGACGCCCGGCGCCGGGCCGTGCTGTGCCAGGCCACGTCCAGCATGCAGTACTACGCGCAGCAGATGTACCGGATGGACATGGTGCCCGCCAGCTTCCAAGAGA ACATGATCTCCACCAGCCTTTACAACCCGTACTTCCGCCTGGTGAACTTTGACCTGGCGATCCTGGAGCGGAACGTCTCCCAGCTGGCGAAGGTGCAATTCCGCCTCTTCCGGATCAGACACCAGAAGGCCAAGGTGGCCGAGCAGAGGATTGAGGTGTACCAG GTGCTGAAGGGCCGCGACCCCGCCTCGCCGGCCCACAGGTACATCGAGAGCCGGGTGGTGCGGCCGAGGGCGGCTGGCGAGTGGCTGTCCTTCGATGTCACCGAGACCATCAGCGAGTGGCTGCTGCAGCGAG ACAGGAACCAGGGTCTGAAGATCAGCGTCCACTGTCCCTGCTGCACCTTCATCACCTCCTCCAACAACATCGTCCCCAACAGGACCGAGGAGCTGGAGGCTCGCTTCGCCG GAATCGACGACGACCCATACCGGGACTACTCGAGCGAGAGGCTGGAGGAGCTCGCCGCCTTCAGGACCCCTCACCTGCTCTTCACCCTCCTGCAGCCGCCCCGGTCCAGCCCCAGCTCCAACCAGCTGCGCCGGAAGCGGGCGACCGACGGACACTCCTGCTCCAA GACCGTGGAGGAGGAGTGCTGCCTGCACCAGCTCTACGTGGACTTCCGCCGCGACCTGGACTGGAAGTGGATCCGCGAGCCTAGGGGCTACAAGGCCAACTTCTGCGGCGGGCCCTGCCCGTACTTCTGGAGTACAGACATCCTATACGGCAAG ATTCTGAACCTCTACAGCTTCCGGAACCCCGAAGCCTCCGCCGCTCCCTGCTGCGTGGCCAGCGACCTGGACTCCCTCGCTGTCATGTACTACGTGGGCCGGAACCCCAAGGTCGCCAAGCTGTCCGATATGGCGGTGCAGTCGTGCAAGTGCAGATAG